From the Gouania willdenowi chromosome 24 unlocalized genomic scaffold, fGouWil2.1 scaffold_320_arrow_ctg1, whole genome shotgun sequence genome, the window GTGTACGGTGTAGTGCTCCCGCAGGTGGCAGCGCTGGAAGAAGCCTTTCCCACAGATGCTGCAGAAATGTTTGCGGCGATGGTCGGGCTCGTCCTCGGTGGGCGCCGGGCGGAAAGGGTCATGGTCTGGGCAGGTGAGGGCGTGCTCCAGGGCGGCACCGTCGCTCTGCAAGAGCAGGCCGCAGTGAGGGCACGACAGCTCCGACCCCTCAGGGCCCTGAGGCTCCTCCCCCAATGACGCGTCATCCTCGCCGTGGGAGTCAGACTCGTGCGTGTCGCCGCAGCGCTCGGCGTGTTCCAGCAGCTGGCGCCCTTTGATCAGCACCTGGCCGCAGCGGCCGCACGCACACATGTGGCTCATGTGGTTAGACAGATAGTGGGCGGACCTGTCCTCGCTTAGCTCCACCCCACACAGTTCACAGGGCACCCCCGCCTCTTCTTTGAGGCGTCTCAGCTTGGCGGGAACCCCTGAGTCGCTGCTGCTCGCCGTGCGGCCCTCGTAGTCCAGACCGGACCGTCCTGGTCCTGGATCGTAGTCCCACAGAGAGTCTTTGGATTGGTGCGAGTCTGCCTCTAAGGCCCCGCCCTCCTCTGGAGCCCCTTCCTCCTCAGGCTCTGTCTTGATGCTCAGGGTGGGCGCGGCCTCGCCGTCCGTTCCCGCGGCGACTGATTGGATGTCCAGGTGGTCCTTGGCCTCCAGCCAGTCGGCCCGGTGCTCCTCGGCGCTGTCGGAGGCGGAGCTCTCGGCTTTGCTGGAGTCGTCGTGGTCGTGGGCGTGCGGGAGCGGGGGGGGGAGGGCCTTACGGTTGGTGCAGGTCAGGATGTGCTCGATCAGCAGTTTCTCACAGCTAAACACAAATCCACAGTCGTCACACGTGAACGTGCGGCCAAAGCGCGGGCGCTCTTTGAGGGCGGAGCTTCGGCCCGACGACCTCTTCCTAAGGTCACACGGCTGCTCGCCGCCACTGTCCATAAGCGGCAGTGCAGCAACcagagagggtgtggcctcttcAGCCTGTTTGGTGGGGGCGGGGCGGGCGGCACTGCTGCTAACAACCTTTGCCACAGACTCCGCCTCCGGGGCGGAGAGTCGCTGCTGCTCAAACATTCGAACTCCAAACATCATCTTCCCTCCAACGGCAGCGgtagaggtggaggaggaggaggaggggctgAGGGCGGAGCTACGCAGGTCCCTGAGGTCGTCCAGTGAGTCAGGGATGTAGTACATCTGGAGGTAGGACATGGACGCCTTCAGCTCCTGGAACTCATAGCTGCCCACGGCGATGCGGCCCAGGTACATCAGCTGTAGGATCAGGTCGAAGCACTCAGCGCTGATCTGAACATTGCTCAGGTCGAGGCGCGTGGCCCCCTGCTGGTCACGAATGAACATCATCCTGAAGTAGGAGCTGCAGGCGGCCAGCACGGCTTTGTGAGCTCTGAAGTAGAAGTCTCCGATGGCGATGAGGCAGTCGCACAGGAAACCCCACTCACGCTGGTTGTTGAGCTGCTGGAGGACGTGGTCGCTGTGGCTCAGCCTCGCCATCGCCCTGACGACAGAGCAACATACAGTCAGCAACGCACGGTCAGCAATGCACGATCAGCAACATACAGTCAGCAACGCACGGTCAGCAACACACGGTCAGCAACAAACGGTCAGAAACATACAGTCAGCAACATACGGTCAGCAACGCTCGGTCAGCAACACGCGGTCAGCAACATACAGTCAGCAACGCACAATCAGCAACACACGGTCAGCAACGCAAGGTCCGCAAAATACAGACAGCAACGCACGGTCAGCAACATACAGTCAGCAACGCACGGTCAGCAACATACAGTCAGCAACACTCGGTCAGCAACACACGGTCAGCAACGCAAGGTCCACAACATACAGTCAGCAATGCACGATCAGCAACATACAGTCAGCAACGCACGGTCAGCAACATACAGTCAGCAACGCACGGTCAGCAACGCAGTCAGCAACGCACGGTCAGCaccattttacaaataaatcaaGCAAGATGATTCAAACCATTATTTGTacacaaaatgttatttatttttaatacaaaacagTGTAAAATCTATtctgtaaacaaataaaatccttcaaacactaaaaccaAGTACATTCACTTTgctctagatcagtggttctcaactggtgggtcaccttgggacccacattttaccatgtcattaaatcgtgaccccgttttttttagaattcaaccaaccaaagtAATTCTTtctaaaatagctgttgaaaacatgtatataatcttttttaaaacataaatctatatattttcctgtgtaacatacatttcacagcatgcctgtcaaaagaaaagtttatttcaaaataaaagacaagtccaacatgagagatattaagtattcatttatttttgaccagttgtccgcaacccacccagtacaggtccccgacccaccagttgagaatccctgctctagatcttcatcatcaaacacaaactgttcaatATCACAGAATTTGACTTGTTTTGTCTGTTACCAGTGTTTTAGCTGCAAATTGTCCTGCTATGTTTCAGAgcgctagcaacaactttcctaccgttagcctgcaggctaggctaactttagctttagcttagAGAGGGGCGTGGCAGAGGAGTTTATTAatcaactcaaagttagtattaataataattttttcttgAGTGTACCAAGTTTCATTCTTTGTAGATATATTCAATTgtggacatttgttttatttagcaaataaaatacatgtataattggattaatatatatatatatatataatctcttcctcaccctccgtgggccgtctcttttttcctccaagctcaggtcctctaccagaggcctgagatcttgagggttcttcagtatctttgctgttcctaaaactgcacttttctggactgagatgtctgatgtatttcctgggatctgctggagccactcctccagtttgggagtcactgccccaatgaccacaggcaccactgatgccttcaccctccagaccttctccaactcttctctgagcccctggtatttctctagtttctcgtgttcctttttcctgatgttgaggTCGCTCggtgttgctatgacaaccacaacggctttcctctgcagacaccacaatgtctggttggttctccattaccattctgtccgtctgtatctggaagtcccacaggatcttagctcggtcattctctaccacctttggaggtgtttcccactttgaccttggggtttccagcccatactctgcacagatgttcctgtacactataccagtcacttggttatggagctccatgtaagctttccctgccagcatcttacaccctgcagttatgtgctggattgtctcattggcctctttgcacagtctacacctggggtcttgtctggtgtggtagatctgggcctctattgctctggtgctcaaggcctgctcctgtgcagccatgatgagtgtctctgtgctgtcctttagtccagCTCTGTCTAGACATTGGTACCATTTTCTGATATCCACCAATTcagtaggggcttgtcctcccatgatggaacctccagcacctcatcttctgtttcCCATTGTCTGAGACTCTCACTGAGGACATCATCTGTTGGAGTCTTGTctttgatgtacttatggatcttggatgtttcatcctggatagtgtctctcacactcactagtcctcggcctccttccttacggctagcgtacagtctcagggtgctggatttggggtggaaccctccgtgcatggttaggagctttcgcgtcttaacatctgtggtctgtatccatcctttggccagcttattattcctgcagggtatctgattactggcagggcgtagctgtttattgcccaggacttgttcttgccattgagctggcttcttaggacaCGCCTTACttgttggaggtatttggccgtagccgctttccctgtcacctcttcgaggttgtcatttgcttgtgggactaccttccctctcttagtcaccatcaaccacacttctctagtccgaatgacatcccaatgtctgcactgtatatccgggtggtatagatcagtgagtcgatgtctcgctcattcttagcgtacagcatgatgtcatccatgtagaggaggtgactgatggtggccccgttcctgagtcggtatccatagccagtcttgttgattatttggctgagggggttcagacctatgcagaacagcagtggggacagggcgtctccttggaatatgccacatttgatggagacttgtgcaagtggcttgccattggcttcaagggtggttttccacagcctcatcgagtttgcaatgaaggctcttagagtcctgttgatgttgtatagCTCCAGGCATTCAATGATCAATGATGGTGTGGCATTGAGTCGTAGGCcttcttgtaatcaatccaggcagtgctcaggttagtatgtcgggttctgcagtctcgagcgactgttctgtctacctggtgtttggcacctctggtATCTTTACCGATccccttctgagctgtgctcatgtattgatccatgtgccCGCTTATCTTAGCCGCTATGGTGCTGGACATGAGCTTCCACGTTGTGGAGAGGCAGGTTATTGGAAGATAGTTGGATGGGGCTGTACCCTTTGAGGGATCAGGATTGTGCGCCCTTCGGTTAACCATTCAGGGTGATTCCCATCGCTCAGCAGctggttcatttgtgctgccaAGCACTCGTGGAGTGCCGTGACTTTCTTAAGCCAGTAGGCGTGTATCATGTCAGGGCCTGGTGCTGTTTTTCATACCTGAGgctcttatatatatatatataaaatattcgTTTTTActtgattatgttatttttgtaattgctGAGCGTAATAATTGAAATCGTaatcaaaatttgattaattgcacagccttaatcgtaaatgtatttgtaggagttatttttctttcttatagAACTCCTCCTATAGAATattaatgacacgtatgtcatctcatagggacaaggCCAAGGTCAAGGTTGGgtcaagtgtaaaaaaaaacaaaaaattccatatctctatgaatatttatcgcacaagtttgatgcttacaattatgaaaagctcatctcaagttgagtcttttattttgtaggaccaaagctgtacgacctaccagtaaaaagatcagtaatggtcaaagttcatgacatcacaaaaaaaataaaaaacaacttggccaaaaattgagatacagtgctcagactggtaccattgaacaacattttctttcaatgtgtgacctccctttctcttgtgttttttttgtagaagCTATTGAAagaaatacttcaaaaatgaggaaaatcgACTTATAAAACTTAATTATAAAtcaccaaagtgtttttttaaattatttatagtGTATATATAAGAACACCAATGAAGTTCATCATTGTTTTCTGGTTTTTCCTGTTCTTTGAAGAATCTATTGAAAGAAATATTGTAATTggtgtacactacaccatgtacactacaccatgtacactacactatatatactacactatagatactacaccatgtacactacaccatgtacactacaccatgtatactacaccatgtacactacactatagatactacaccatgtacactacactatatatactacaccatgtacactacaccatagatactacaccatgtacactacactatatatactacaccatgtacactacaccatgtacactacactatatatactacaccatgtacactacactatatatactacaccatgtacactacaccatgtacactacactatatatactacactatagatactacaccatgtacactacaccatgtacactacaccacagatactacaccatgtattctacaccatatacactacaccatacctgtcaagtatcccgttttggccggaaAACTCcagtattttacccctctttcccgccatcttcccgtattactattttcccgtaaatatcccatattttaatgtaataaataaaagatgcctCACAAAACTGAACGCCCTCACTAgcctcacgagaactgccaTCTGAAGTAGCCTgggttctcgcgagattagtgctgacatcagcaacaaacccagaaacaacagaacagagatgataatgaagacgttctgatgataaaaactaagaactggtgtaaatacgttataaaatataacatagagtttatcttcataaagaccatcaggatgtgacacagttacacgttctgttagattaataactgatattttaacgtctaccacagcagaaggaaccacgtaagtcaccatgaaaaatcatccaatcacaagctccataaatatacactgtttataaagtgttaaataatgtaaagtctgtaataaatgtgtctaataagtcattagtgaataccagagaaccacatgagtgagtatgagaaattataataacatatataataaaacttaacttaaagacaagcaacatgaaattatcagtaaatatacaacgtgttgacttgtatataaactgtaagtatattaaataaacacatgtgcttcatatacacatttagggttagggtagagctgggcaatatatcgagattcaagatgtatcgagttacACTATGTACAcaacactatgtatactacactatgtacactacaccatgtacactacactgtatatactacaccatgtatactacaccatatacactacaccatgtacactacaccatgtacactacaccatgtacactacaccatgtacactactgtacactacaccatgtacactacaccatatacactacaccatgtacactacactatatatactacaccatgtatactacaccatatacactacaccatgtacactacaccatgtacactactgtacactacaccatgtacactacaccatatacactacaccatgtacactacaccatatacactacaccatatacactacaccatgtatactactgtacatcatgtacactacaccatgtatactactgtacaccatgtacactacaccatgtatactactgtacatcatgtacactacaccatgtacactacaccatgtatactactgtacaccatgtacactacaccatgtacactacaccatgtacactacaccatgtatactactgtacatcatgtacactacaccatgtacactacaccatgtatactactgtacaccatgtacactacaccatgtacactacaccatgtacactacaccatgtacactacactatatatacttcACGATGCAGGACACGATTTAGCTGAGACttgcacgatcccacaaaatagacgcacaagtcGAAAATGCCTGTCGATAGTGacataggaaacaatgggatattttctatggaaacacttccattgtagtcattttgcattcgtgttgtgacctttttgcatttgtgttcttttctgtaaatgcattcacctgacacttcccggccaccgggtttccgcaacggaagtgtttccgacggacacgtttctggcagatgtttttaacccaccagaacagagaagaagaagaagaacacatcgaaacgcgtatgaaagtaagtgaaagttgattaggatactcttatatttttcatatcaggttatcatatcataatacccgtccgactgtccaactgtaataccggtccgtcggaaacacttctgttgtgacctgtttgcatttgtgttcgtttctgaaaatgcattcacctgacacttcccagccaccatACTATAGGGCTTCTCTTTGggtactatttaatttagctactttttacttgtacttgagtattttaaaaGCGACTAACTTGTACTTGTAACTTGAGTAAAATATATCACTGTTATTTACACCTCTGATCATCTCTGACTCTTTAGTAATCGTATTAAACGCCAACTACTCCGTTACTACTCCGTTACTACTCCGTTACACCACAGAGAGCATCGATACCACCTCCTCTGATGGTGTGTGTGATCGGTTCTAGTCCAGTTCGATACCGCTAGCCTCCATTAGCCTCCGTTAGCCCGGAGGTTCAGGGGCAGGCCGCAAAACCTCCAAAATAAGAGCCTGGTTGTCTGTAGAGCAGCTACAAGCACGTGAGTCAACATTAACCGAAGTTTAAACATGACACAGATTTATGTCAGTACACACTAAGACTGGAATTCATGTCACAACACCGACGTACATAAACCACAGGACATACagggcttttattctgaaaaactCGATCGGAtaacattgtgaaaaaaatgacccctcaatgacgtcattgttcgGTAAagctcagaaaaacaacaaaagcagtGAGCCGACACATCAGTATAATATGTAAAGCCGCTAAGAACCGACCCACAGCGGGTTTGGACCGGGTTTACACCGCTTTAGAACTACTCACCTGGAAGACAGAGGgagctgcttcttcttctgcttccgTTCAGAGTACAGCGGCAGGAACCTCagggattttcaaaataagagcctttGAACTTGGGCGcactgtttcaaaataaaacaacgcCTTTCTTTCATGTATTCACTAAGTTTTATTCTATTTTCAAATGCCACAGTTAGGAAAATAGTAATCTggaaatttagtttttataatttatattcTCTTTTACTCTTTTCAATTCAGCATTTTACTTTTAATTATCCATAGGTATAATaggtttaaaacacacacacagacacacgtgcacacacacatagacacacacgcacacacagacacacacgcacacatagacacacacacacacacacacgtagacacacaaagacacacacacacacacatagacacacacacacatagacacacacacacacacatagacacacacgcacacatagatacacatagacacacactcgcacacatagacacacacacacatagacacacacgcacacatagatacacatagacacacacacacatagacacacgcacacatagacacacacattgacacacacacatagacacacacgcacacatagacacacacatagacacacatgcacacagacacacattgacacacacacatagacacacacgcacacatagacacacacatagacacacatgcacacagacacacatagacacacacacatagacacacgcacacatagacacacacacatagacacacacacagacacacgcacacatagacacacacacgcacgcacacatagacacacacgcacacacagacacacacacaaacacacacgcacacattgacacacacacatagacacacacgcacacatagacacacacatagacgcacacattgacacacacacatagacacacacgcacacatagacacacacatagacacacagacacacacatagacacacagacacagacacacacgcacacacacatagacagacacacacacacacaaacacacacgcacgcatagacacacacacacacgtagacacacaaagacacacacacacacatagacacacacacatacacgcatacacacacattgacacacacacatagacacacacgcacacatagacacacgcacacatagacacacgcacacatagacacacacatagacacacatacacataaacacacacgcacacatagctacacacacacagacacacacacacagacacacacatacacgcgcacacacacacacacacatagacacacgcacacatagacacacacacacacacacataaacgcacacacacacatagacacacattgacacacacacatagacacacacgcacacacacgcaccgcacgcatacacacacgcacacatacacgcacactcGCACACAtaggcacacacgcacacatagacacacacgcacacatagatacatacacacacatagacacacacacacatagacacacacgcacacatagatacaca encodes:
- the zbtb1 gene encoding zinc finger and BTB domain-containing protein 1, with amino-acid sequence MARLSHSDHVLQQLNNQREWGFLCDCLIAIGDFYFRAHKAVLAACSSYFRMMFIRDQQGATRLDLSNVQISAECFDLILQLMYLGRIAVGSYEFQELKASMSYLQMYYIPDSLDDLRDLRSSALSPSSSSSTSTAAVGGKMMFGVRMFEQQRLSAPEAESVAKVVSSSAARPAPTKQAEEATPSLVAALPLMDSGGEQPCDLRKRSSGRSSALKERPRFGRTFTCDDCGFVFSCEKLLIEHILTCTNRKALPPPLPHAHDHDDSSKAESSASDSAEEHRADWLEAKDHLDIQSVAAGTDGEAAPTLSIKTEPEEEGAPEEGGALEADSHQSKDSLWDYDPGPGRSGLDYEGRTASSSDSGVPAKLRRLKEEAGVPCELCGVELSEDRSAHYLSNHMSHMCACGRCGQVLIKGRQLLEHAERCGDTHESDSHGEDDASLGEEPQGPEGSELSCPHCGLLLQSDGAALEHALTCPDHDPFRPAPTEDEPDHRRKHFCSICGKGFFQRCHLREHYTVHTKEKQFSCSTCGKQFLRERQLRLHTDMHRGMARYVCPVCDQGTFLKHDHVRHMISHLSPGETICQVCFQIFPSGEQLEAHMDVHLYICGVCGEKFRLRKDMRSHYNNTHTRRL